Proteins encoded in a region of the Quercus lobata isolate SW786 chromosome 8, ValleyOak3.0 Primary Assembly, whole genome shotgun sequence genome:
- the LOC115957306 gene encoding protein NRT1/ PTR FAMILY 2.6-like isoform X3: MIMFTLTAVIHSLRPSQCVIGSYTCETPSNFQYAVIYMTLLLAALGVGGTRFTIATMGAEQFDKASDQGIFFNWYFLTLYIANAISFSAIVYIQDNVSWGLGFGICAIANVIGLAVFIMGKKFYCQVKPKGSPFTSIARVMVAAIRKRKILRSFGSHNYYFGTTEALKMEDDASMKSLRFLNRAALITEDDKQLDGYYARSWRLCTMEEVEALKTLIKLIPLWSTGIFLSTSIGIPYSLITLQALTLNRHIGPHFKFPAGSFILFNFLATAISIFIVDRFFTPMWRNLTHQPLTPIQRIGIGHVINILGLVGYALMEIRRLHVVRTHNLTNQPSLVVPMSAFWLVVPLAIVGIGEGFHFPGSVALYYQEFPISLKSMSTAMVSLLLAIGFFLSSAIIDLVKRTSIWLPDDINVGRVDNVYWMLTVIGVVNFGYYIICAKLFKYQNIEEHDGDSRSAP; encoded by the exons ATGATCATGTTCACCCTCACGGCTGTAATACATTCCTTGAGGCCATCTCAATGTGTAATTGGCTCATACACATGTGAAACCCCATCAAATTTTCAATATGCAGTCATCTACATGACCTTATTGCTGGCTGCACTAGGAGTTGGAGGCACGCGCTTCACAATTGCAACTATGGGAGCTGAACAATTTGACAAGGCCAGTGATCAAGGAATTTTCTTTAATTGGTATTTTTTAACCTTGTACATTGCTAATGCAATTAGCTTCAGTGCCATTGTTTATATCCAAGACAATGTGAGTTGGGGGTTAGGATTTGGAATATGTGCCATTGCAAATGTCATTGGCTTAGCTGTATTTATAATGGGGAAGAAATTCTATTGCCAAGTTAAGCCAAAAGGAAGCCCTTTCACAAGCATAGCCCGTGTTATGGTTGCAGCTATTCGGAAAAGGAAAATACTGAGATCTTTTGGAAGCCATAACTATTATTTTGGAACCACCGAGGCATTAAAAATGGAAGATGATGCATCAATGAAAAGTTTAAG ATTTTTGAATCGTGCAGCTTTGATAACTGAAGATGACAAACAATTAGATGGCTATTACGCAAGATCATGGAGATTGTGTACTATGGAAGAAGTGGAAGCCCTCAAAACCCTGATAAAACTTATCCCATTATGGTCTACTGGCATTTTTTTAAGTACTTCAATAGGTATTCCTTATAGCCTCATAACCCTCCAAGCCTTAACCCTGAATCGACACATTGGGCCACATTTCAAATTCCCAGCTGGGTCATTCATACTCTTCAACTTCTTAGCTACAGCCATCtcaatcttcattgttgatcgTTTCTTCACTCCCATGTGGCGAAATCTAACCCATCAACCTTTGACACCAATCCAACGTATTGGAATTGGACATGTAATCAATATCCTTGGTTTGGTGGGATATGCCTTAATGGAAATTCGAAGACTCCATGTGGTtcgaacccacaacctcactaACCAACCTAGTTTGGTTGTACCCATGTCAGCATTTTGGCTTGTGGTGCCACTAGCCATTGTGGGTATTGGAGAGGGGTTCCATTTCCCAGGATCAGTTGCATTATATTATCAAGAATTTCCAATATCACTAAAAAGTATGTCCACTGCTATGGTCTCATTATTACTCGCAATTGGGTTTTTTCTAAGCTCAGCTATAATTGATTTGGTAAAGCGAACCAGTATATGGTTGCCAGATGATATTAATGTTGGAAGAGTGGACAATGTGTATTGGATGTTGACAGTGATAGGAGTGGTGAATTTTGGCTACTATATAATTTGTGCCAAGTTGttcaaataccaaaatattgaGGAACATGATGGAGATTCGAGGTCTGCTCCCTAA